In a single window of the Desulfocurvibacter africanus subsp. africanus DSM 2603 genome:
- a CDS encoding periplasmic heavy metal sensor, with amino-acid sequence MRLTRLALSTILGVFILSAPLHAAAPAQDHSAHGGTRTGATAKPFGLTPEQTQAAQKIYASQGKNIWMLSQQIKAKHMELKALSVADSPDQNRIKTLARDIAGLTERKVMAEVEMRQQLMKLGVPVWGMGGGMGMGMGGGGMGGGMGMGGGMSGGCPMMSGGHGGAPGVGASPGGAGSGDLDSE; translated from the coding sequence ATGCGTCTGACCCGATTAGCCCTTTCGACTATCCTCGGCGTGTTCATCCTTTCCGCCCCGCTGCACGCGGCCGCGCCGGCCCAGGACCACTCGGCCCATGGCGGAACCCGCACGGGCGCAACTGCAAAGCCCTTCGGGCTCACGCCCGAGCAGACTCAGGCCGCGCAGAAGATCTACGCCAGCCAGGGCAAGAACATCTGGATGCTGAGCCAGCAGATCAAGGCCAAGCACATGGAGCTGAAAGCCCTGAGTGTGGCCGACAGCCCGGACCAGAACAGGATCAAGACCCTGGCGCGGGATATCGCCGGACTTACCGAGCGTAAGGTGATGGCGGAGGTCGAAATGCGTCAGCAGCTCATGAAGCTCGGTGTTCCGGTTTGGGGCATGGGCGGTGGCATGGGCATGGGCATGGGAGGCGGTGGAATGGGAGGCGGCATGGGCATGGGCGGCGGAATGAGCGGCGGCTGTCCCATGATGAGCGGCGGTCATGGTGGAGCGCCCGGCGTCGGCGCTAGTCCCGGTGGAGCAGGCTCGGGGGATCTTGATAGCGAGTAG
- a CDS encoding extracellular solute-binding protein, with protein sequence MKRVIVLVALMLATLTSAAQAETLKLLTWKGYAPEELVAKFEKETGIKVEVTYSNNEEMIAKLRATRGAGFDLAQPSQDRISSVQEEFKIYQPLDYSKIDAGQVIPSMLTAVKKNTQVAGKSYAAPFCWGTSGLVVNKAKAPGADSYKALLDPKYKGRVSYRLKRPTLIAMGFALGYDPFSLYGDPAAYKAMLDKIEATLIAAKPNVQNYWANGDALLESVRSGEVFVAEAWDNGGWKLHEENKDIDFVAPIEGALGWIDTFTIPAKAENAAAAYKWINFMLRPENAGYFTTQEKTPTASAGAGKFVAPEVQAYFDRCFPQAAIDNIKWYPPVPAKLEAMEGKVLDKIKAAK encoded by the coding sequence ATGAAGAGAGTCATCGTGCTGGTCGCGCTCATGCTGGCGACCTTGACTTCGGCGGCCCAGGCCGAAACGCTCAAGCTCCTGACCTGGAAGGGCTACGCCCCCGAGGAGCTGGTGGCCAAGTTCGAGAAGGAAACCGGCATCAAGGTCGAGGTGACCTACTCCAACAACGAAGAGATGATCGCCAAGCTGCGCGCCACCCGCGGCGCGGGCTTCGACCTGGCTCAGCCCAGTCAGGATCGCATCTCCTCGGTGCAGGAGGAGTTCAAGATCTACCAGCCCCTGGACTACTCCAAGATCGATGCAGGCCAAGTCATTCCCTCCATGCTGACGGCCGTGAAGAAGAACACCCAGGTGGCCGGCAAGTCCTACGCCGCGCCCTTCTGCTGGGGCACCTCGGGCCTGGTGGTCAACAAGGCCAAGGCCCCCGGCGCGGACAGCTACAAGGCCTTGCTCGATCCCAAGTACAAGGGGCGCGTGAGCTACCGCCTCAAGCGTCCCACGCTCATCGCCATGGGCTTCGCCCTGGGCTACGACCCCTTCTCGCTGTATGGCGACCCGGCCGCCTACAAGGCCATGCTGGACAAGATCGAAGCGACCCTCATCGCGGCCAAGCCCAATGTGCAGAACTACTGGGCCAACGGCGACGCTCTGCTGGAGTCCGTGCGCTCGGGCGAGGTTTTCGTTGCCGAAGCCTGGGACAATGGCGGCTGGAAACTGCATGAGGAGAACAAGGACATCGACTTCGTGGCTCCCATCGAGGGTGCGCTGGGCTGGATCGACACCTTCACCATTCCGGCCAAGGCCGAGAACGCCGCGGCCGCCTACAAATGGATCAACTTCATGCTGCGCCCAGAAAACGCCGGTTACTTTACCACGCAGGAGAAGACGCCCACGGCTTCCGCGGGTGCGGGCAAGTTCGTGGCTCCCGAGGTGCAGGCCTACTTCGATCGCTGCTTCCCGCAGGCGGCCATCGACAACATCAAGTGGTATCCGCCCGTGCCGGCCAAGCTCGAGGCCATGGAAGGCAAGGTTCTTGATAAGATCAAGGCCGCCAAGTAG
- a CDS encoding sigma-54 interaction domain-containing protein — protein MDLSGGRIAFLFRSPSMRALRSIAAQVAGSDAPVLIYGESGTGKELFARFIHELSGRKERPFVPVNCGVLKGELFADKFFGHEAGAYTGANRPKKGSFELAEDGTLFLDEVGEIPATNQVDFLRVLEEKRFKRLGGERDIPFGARIVAATNRFLPDMLREGHFRADLYYRLNVVPIELPPLRERREDVGLLAEHFLEFFGHRYHKKDLALAPDTRKVLEHYSWPGNVRELKNLIERLVLLTQGGTIHPRNLPLHMEMEVACVPEPNAPACLTLDAAVKEAEIRAIHRAYRAANGNKARTAEILQISPRTLRYKLALYGLRLYSHLG, from the coding sequence ATGGATCTGTCCGGCGGGCGTATCGCCTTTCTGTTTCGCTCGCCGTCCATGCGCGCTCTGCGGAGCATCGCCGCCCAGGTCGCCGGTTCCGACGCGCCCGTGCTCATTTATGGTGAATCAGGAACGGGCAAGGAACTGTTCGCTCGCTTCATTCACGAGTTGTCCGGTCGCAAGGAGCGGCCTTTCGTCCCGGTGAACTGTGGCGTGCTCAAGGGCGAGCTTTTTGCCGACAAGTTTTTCGGTCACGAAGCCGGGGCCTATACCGGCGCCAACCGGCCGAAAAAGGGAAGCTTCGAACTTGCCGAGGACGGCACGCTCTTCCTGGACGAAGTCGGTGAGATTCCAGCCACCAATCAGGTGGACTTCCTGCGCGTGCTGGAGGAGAAGCGCTTCAAACGCCTGGGCGGGGAGCGGGACATACCTTTCGGCGCGCGCATCGTGGCGGCAACCAACCGCTTCCTTCCGGATATGCTCCGCGAGGGGCACTTTCGGGCTGACCTTTACTATCGGCTCAACGTAGTGCCCATTGAGCTGCCGCCATTGCGCGAGCGGCGCGAGGATGTCGGCCTGTTGGCCGAGCATTTCCTGGAATTTTTTGGCCACCGCTACCACAAGAAAGATCTCGCGCTGGCCCCGGACACGCGCAAGGTTCTCGAACACTACTCCTGGCCGGGCAATGTCCGCGAACTCAAGAACCTTATCGAGCGGCTCGTGCTCCTGACCCAGGGCGGTACAATCCATCCACGGAACCTGCCCCTGCATATGGAGATGGAAGTCGCCTGCGTTCCGGAGCCGAATGCGCCGGCCTGTCTAACCCTCGACGCCGCGGTCAAGGAGGCCGAAATCCGCGCCATTCACCGCGCCTACCGCGCGGCCAACGGCAATAAAGCCCGGACCGCCGAAATCCTCCAAATCAGCCCGCGAACCTTGCGCTATAAGCTGGCCCTTTACGGCTTGCGCTTATATTCTCACCTGGGCTGA
- a CDS encoding DUF2382 domain-containing protein: protein MAKTVAGFMDTPMSAQDVVQDLVTSGFSRDDISLLMIDKTAGHGGYSWKTADKSRGGDARNARDDLTSMGIPEDHAHYYLEGVRRGGVLITVSTDDDSADRAADIMHRKGAIDIDRRSEQWKATGWKRFDERAAPYTTEEIARERETILPVTEEEIHVGKREVERGTVRAYTRVVEQPVEERVTLREEHATVERRPVDRPLTDADRESAFREQTIEVRETSEEPVVSKEARVTEEVHIGKEATERTETVREKARKTKVEVEQGTRGRGRRPGA from the coding sequence ATGGCAAAGACAGTTGCCGGATTCATGGACACTCCCATGTCGGCTCAGGATGTCGTGCAGGACTTGGTGACCAGCGGATTCAGCCGCGATGACATCAGCCTGCTGATGATCGACAAGACAGCCGGCCACGGGGGGTACTCCTGGAAGACTGCCGATAAATCCAGAGGAGGAGACGCCAGAAATGCCCGTGATGACCTGACGAGCATGGGCATACCTGAAGACCATGCCCACTATTACCTGGAAGGCGTACGGCGCGGTGGAGTGCTCATTACCGTGAGCACCGATGACGATTCGGCCGACCGTGCCGCGGACATCATGCACCGCAAGGGTGCCATCGACATCGACAGGCGGTCCGAACAATGGAAGGCGACGGGCTGGAAGCGCTTCGACGAACGAGCCGCGCCCTACACGACAGAGGAGATCGCCAGGGAGCGCGAGACGATCCTCCCGGTGACAGAGGAGGAAATACACGTCGGCAAGCGCGAAGTGGAGAGGGGCACTGTGCGCGCTTACACCAGGGTGGTCGAGCAGCCGGTCGAGGAACGGGTCACCTTGCGCGAGGAGCATGCCACGGTCGAACGGCGCCCTGTGGATCGTCCCCTGACCGATGCCGATCGGGAGAGCGCCTTCCGCGAGCAGACCATCGAAGTGCGCGAGACATCGGAAGAGCCCGTGGTCTCGAAGGAAGCCCGCGTAACGGAAGAGGTGCACATAGGCAAGGAAGCCACGGAGCGCACCGAGACGGTGCGCGAGAAAGCCCGCAAGACGAAAGTCGAGGTGGAGCAAGGCACGCGCGGCCGTGGTCGGCGGCCCGGAGCGTAA
- a CDS encoding ABC transporter permease produces the protein MIRSLPTSRGYDWAFQAFIILYFIFLFAPLVVTCVLAFNDSNFPSLPWNGFSLDWFLSAGPARVGIFHDSQTLRALWTSFKTAFFVSIFSVAVGTCASLLFEEEQFRFKELLYFLMLAPLVIPGVILGISLLLTANTAGVFLEESMEWDFALFRPSFWLVVMGQFSFITTFVTLVVSARLRKFDRSLEEAALNLGANRFQVIRHITLRYLRPSIIGAAAVAFLMSFENFNTTIFLVGSEPTLPVTLYLQVRDGSTPMINAVSLLLIVGTSCLALANLYFGRKGK, from the coding sequence GTGATCCGCTCGCTGCCCACTTCCAGAGGCTACGATTGGGCCTTCCAGGCCTTCATCATCCTCTATTTCATCTTCCTGTTCGCGCCGCTGGTGGTCACCTGCGTACTGGCTTTCAACGACTCGAACTTCCCGTCCCTGCCGTGGAACGGCTTCAGCCTGGACTGGTTTCTGTCCGCCGGACCCGCGCGCGTGGGAATTTTCCACGATTCTCAAACCCTGCGCGCCTTGTGGACCAGCTTCAAGACCGCCTTCTTCGTTTCCATCTTCAGCGTGGCCGTGGGCACCTGCGCCAGCCTGCTATTCGAAGAGGAACAGTTTCGCTTCAAGGAGCTGCTGTACTTCCTCATGCTCGCGCCACTGGTCATCCCCGGCGTCATCCTGGGCATATCCCTTCTGTTGACCGCCAACACCGCCGGTGTTTTTCTGGAGGAGTCCATGGAGTGGGATTTCGCCCTGTTCCGCCCCAGCTTTTGGCTGGTGGTCATGGGCCAATTCTCGTTCATCACCACCTTCGTGACCCTGGTGGTCTCCGCTCGGCTGCGCAAGTTCGACCGTTCCCTGGAAGAAGCGGCCCTGAACCTGGGAGCCAACCGCTTCCAGGTCATCCGGCACATCACCTTGCGCTACCTGCGCCCGTCCATCATCGGAGCGGCGGCAGTAGCCTTCCTTATGAGCTTCGAGAATTTCAACACGACAATTTTCCTGGTGGGCTCAGAGCCCACCCTGCCCGTGACCCTCTATCTCCAGGTGCGCGACGGCAGCACGCCCATGATCAATGCCGTCTCGCTCCTGCTTATCGTGGGCACGTCCTGCCTGGCCCTGGCCAATCTGTATTTCGGGAGGAAAGGGAAATAA
- the cysS gene encoding cysteine--tRNA ligase has product MQLYNTLRRKKEPFEPRVPGKVSMYVCGITAYDLCHIGHARSAVVFDILVRYLRSTGLEVTFIRNFTDVDDKIINRANERGVSSQEIAEKYIKTFHEDMDKLNVLRADIEPKCTEHIPEMLTLTGELIAKDRAYKTLSGDVYFRVRAFEPYGKLSGRDIDDLRAGARITPGEAKEDPLDFALWKSAKPNEPFWESPWGKGRPGWHLECSAMAAKYVDLPLDIHGGGQDLIFPHHENEIAQTEAATDGELARFWVHNGFVQINQEKMSKSLGNFFTISDILDKFMPEVLRFFLLGQHYRSPLDFSFESLEEAEKGLRRIYAAMGQMREALQKDKWSKAALPTEIIDELSTAEKAWDEAMTDDLNTAAALGHVFTAVRLAGRVMDDKAMRKSEGARDFWQRVLDDLARWSQVFGVFYSQPQEFVDELRACRARRKGIDTAKVVALLTQRQEARAGKDFARSDAIRDELAAMGAEVKDTPQGQTWDVS; this is encoded by the coding sequence ATGCAGCTCTACAATACCCTGCGCAGAAAAAAGGAACCCTTCGAGCCCCGCGTCCCGGGCAAGGTCAGCATGTACGTATGTGGCATCACGGCCTACGACTTGTGCCACATCGGCCATGCCCGCTCGGCGGTGGTCTTCGACATCCTGGTGCGCTACCTGCGCAGCACCGGCCTTGAGGTGACCTTCATCCGCAACTTCACGGACGTTGACGACAAGATCATCAACCGGGCCAATGAGCGCGGCGTGTCGTCCCAGGAGATCGCCGAGAAGTATATCAAGACCTTCCACGAGGACATGGACAAGCTGAACGTGCTGCGGGCCGACATCGAGCCCAAGTGCACCGAGCATATCCCCGAGATGCTCACGTTGACCGGGGAACTCATCGCCAAGGACAGGGCCTACAAGACCCTCTCCGGCGACGTGTACTTCCGCGTGCGGGCCTTCGAGCCCTACGGCAAGCTCTCGGGCCGGGACATCGACGACCTGCGTGCCGGCGCGCGCATCACGCCCGGCGAGGCCAAGGAAGACCCCCTGGACTTCGCCCTGTGGAAATCCGCCAAGCCCAACGAGCCCTTCTGGGAAAGCCCCTGGGGTAAGGGCCGGCCCGGCTGGCACCTGGAATGCTCGGCCATGGCCGCCAAGTACGTCGATCTGCCCCTGGACATCCACGGCGGCGGCCAGGACCTGATTTTCCCGCACCACGAGAACGAAATCGCCCAGACCGAGGCCGCCACTGACGGCGAGCTGGCCCGCTTCTGGGTGCACAACGGCTTCGTGCAAATAAACCAGGAGAAGATGTCCAAGTCCTTGGGCAACTTCTTCACCATCAGCGACATCCTGGACAAGTTCATGCCCGAGGTGCTGCGCTTCTTCCTGCTGGGCCAGCACTATCGCAGCCCGCTGGACTTCTCCTTCGAGAGCCTGGAAGAGGCCGAAAAGGGGCTGCGGCGCATCTATGCGGCCATGGGCCAAATGCGCGAGGCTCTGCAAAAGGACAAGTGGAGCAAGGCCGCCTTGCCCACTGAAATCATCGACGAGCTGTCGACCGCGGAGAAGGCCTGGGACGAAGCCATGACCGACGACCTGAACACGGCCGCGGCCTTGGGCCATGTGTTCACAGCCGTGCGCCTGGCCGGCCGGGTCATGGACGACAAAGCCATGCGCAAGAGCGAAGGCGCGCGCGACTTCTGGCAGCGCGTGCTGGACGATCTGGCGCGCTGGTCGCAAGTCTTCGGCGTCTTCTACAGCCAGCCGCAGGAATTCGTGGACGAGCTGCGCGCCTGCCGCGCCCGGCGCAAGGGCATCGATACGGCCAAGGTCGTGGCCCTGCTGACCCAGCGCCAGGAAGCCCGTGCAGGCAAGGACTTTGCCCGCTCCGACGCCATTCGCGACGAGCTTGCGGCCATGGGCGCGGAGGTCAAGGACACGCCCCAAGGCCAGACCTGGGATGTAAGCTGA
- a CDS encoding ABC transporter permease — MRSRLGLWLLLTPVLLWLVLLIVLPHIDLLLMSFRGENDLGEPAWTLANYANFFSEPVYWLTFARTALYAVITTAITAMLAMPVAFYITKLARQRARGALLVLLLLPFWVSELVRVYGWMILLRESGVLNHFMLALGLVHKPVEMLYNDASMIMGLVYTSMLFMVVPLVSVMDSLDDSLIEAAHDLGAHKRAIWRTIIIPHCKPGLVSGSIIVFMLTLGNYLTPNLMGGKNSLWFTEQIYNQFIASFNWNQGAAFGFLLLLLSSLMIWLGLKLTRQKLGEVAS; from the coding sequence ATGCGCTCCCGCCTGGGCCTGTGGCTGCTGCTGACGCCCGTGCTGCTGTGGCTCGTGCTGCTCATCGTGCTGCCGCATATCGACCTGCTGCTCATGAGCTTCCGGGGCGAGAACGACTTGGGCGAACCGGCCTGGACCTTGGCCAATTACGCCAACTTCTTCAGCGAGCCCGTCTACTGGCTGACCTTCGCGCGCACGGCGCTCTACGCCGTCATTACCACGGCCATCACCGCAATGCTGGCAATGCCCGTGGCCTTCTACATCACAAAGCTGGCCAGGCAGCGGGCCAGGGGCGCGCTGCTGGTCCTGCTGCTCCTGCCCTTCTGGGTCAGCGAGTTGGTGCGCGTGTACGGCTGGATGATACTGTTGCGCGAATCAGGCGTGCTCAACCATTTCATGCTCGCACTCGGCCTTGTGCACAAGCCCGTGGAAATGCTCTACAACGACGCCAGCATGATCATGGGCCTGGTTTACACGTCCATGCTGTTCATGGTCGTGCCGCTCGTGTCGGTCATGGACAGCCTTGACGACAGCCTGATCGAGGCGGCCCACGACCTGGGCGCGCACAAGCGGGCCATCTGGCGAACCATCATCATCCCACATTGCAAGCCGGGCCTGGTCTCGGGCTCCATCATTGTCTTCATGCTCACCTTGGGCAACTACCTGACGCCCAACCTCATGGGCGGCAAGAACTCCCTGTGGTTCACGGAGCAGATTTACAACCAATTCATCGCCAGCTTCAACTGGAACCAGGGCGCGGCCTTCGGCTTCCTGCTCCTGCTGCTCAGCTCGCTCATGATCTGGCTGGGGCTCAAGCTCACGCGCCAAAAGCTTGGGGAGGTGGCCTCGTGA
- a CDS encoding ABC transporter ATP-binding protein, whose translation MSNDLSVLNLSKRFGTFTAVDNISFDVPTGFFFSILGPSGCGKTTLLRMLAGFDEPSEGTIAIRGQDMRGVPPNRRPVNLVFQHLALFPMMDVAENIAFGLKRRGVNGSDIRRRTEAMLERVGLPGFGTKKINQLSGGQKQRVAIARCLVLEPLVLLLDEPLGALDLKLREQMKVELKKLQAKVGTTFIYITHDQSEALVMSDRVAVMNQGHFEQVGTPQELYGDPRTPFVAQFVGENNLWAGQVVESRTDGVSVRTDEGLVFRARLLGDCPADTRVQLFLRPEAMLIEPRETSGLNLFKVTVKAVLFDGANSRLLTATPRNHELLVCLPQNRRFDHIRPGQEITVGWHPESGVCFPAGKTADETAERTL comes from the coding sequence ATGAGCAATGACCTCTCCGTGCTCAACCTGAGCAAACGGTTCGGCACGTTCACAGCCGTGGACAACATCAGCTTCGATGTGCCCACGGGATTTTTTTTCTCTATCCTCGGCCCCTCGGGCTGCGGCAAGACCACACTCCTGCGCATGCTGGCCGGCTTCGATGAGCCGAGCGAGGGAACCATCGCCATCCGCGGCCAGGACATGCGCGGGGTGCCGCCAAACCGGCGGCCCGTGAACCTCGTCTTCCAGCATCTGGCCCTATTCCCCATGATGGACGTGGCCGAGAACATCGCCTTCGGCCTCAAGCGCCGGGGCGTGAACGGCTCCGACATCAGGCGCCGCACCGAGGCCATGCTGGAGCGCGTAGGCCTGCCAGGCTTCGGGACCAAAAAGATCAACCAGCTTTCGGGCGGCCAGAAGCAGCGCGTGGCCATCGCCCGCTGCCTGGTGCTGGAACCCTTGGTGCTGCTGCTTGACGAGCCGTTGGGCGCACTGGACCTCAAGCTGCGCGAACAGATGAAGGTGGAGCTCAAGAAGCTGCAAGCCAAGGTGGGCACGACGTTCATCTACATCACCCACGACCAGTCAGAAGCTCTGGTCATGTCCGACCGCGTGGCGGTCATGAACCAGGGACACTTCGAGCAGGTGGGCACGCCCCAGGAACTGTACGGCGATCCTCGCACGCCCTTCGTGGCCCAGTTCGTGGGCGAGAACAACCTGTGGGCGGGCCAGGTGGTCGAAAGCCGGACCGACGGAGTCAGCGTGCGCACGGACGAAGGGCTTGTCTTCCGTGCCCGTTTGCTGGGCGATTGTCCGGCTGACACGCGCGTGCAGCTTTTTCTGCGGCCCGAGGCCATGCTCATCGAGCCGCGCGAAACGAGCGGCCTGAACCTGTTCAAGGTCACGGTCAAAGCCGTTCTCTTCGATGGGGCCAACAGCCGCCTGCTCACGGCCACGCCCAGGAATCACGAATTGCTGGTGTGCCTGCCGCAGAACCGCAGGTTCGATCACATAAGGCCGGGACAGGAGATCACCGTGGGCTGGCATCCCGAGTCCGGCGTGTGCTTCCCGGCCGGAAAGACCGCCGACGAAACGGCGGAAAGGACGCTTTGA
- a CDS encoding sulfite exporter TauE/SafE family protein yields the protein MRVSPPSAKKLMIFMAAAAGLVLVLAFVAFASMPEGQQAISNAAVAAGAPEGGPWWQWPAILLFFCFGLGVIAVLAGVGGGVLYVPLVSGFFPFHLDFVRGAGLLVALAGALAAGPGLLKRNLASLRLALPVALIASSCAIVGAMIGLALPTNIVQIALGTTILFIAVLLLTSKNVIRPVVTKQDAVGAALGLNGVYFDASTGENIDWKTHRTLPGLLMFIIIGIMAGMFGLGAGWANVPVLNILMGAPLKVAVGTSKFLLSITDTSAAWVYLNQGCVIPLMAIPSIVGLMLGSFTGVRILAVAKPKMIRYLVIGVLFFAGGKALLKGLGI from the coding sequence ATGCGCGTATCCCCACCCTCAGCCAAGAAGCTCATGATCTTCATGGCAGCAGCGGCCGGCCTGGTCCTCGTCCTGGCTTTCGTGGCTTTCGCCTCGATGCCTGAAGGCCAGCAGGCCATTTCCAATGCGGCCGTGGCCGCCGGCGCCCCCGAAGGCGGGCCATGGTGGCAATGGCCTGCCATTCTCCTGTTTTTCTGTTTCGGCCTGGGTGTTATCGCCGTGCTCGCCGGCGTGGGTGGAGGCGTGCTCTACGTGCCCCTGGTGAGCGGCTTCTTCCCCTTCCATCTCGACTTCGTGCGCGGCGCGGGCCTGCTCGTGGCCCTGGCCGGCGCCCTGGCCGCCGGCCCCGGTCTGCTCAAGCGCAACCTGGCCAGCCTGCGTCTGGCCCTGCCCGTGGCGCTCATCGCTTCCAGCTGCGCCATCGTCGGCGCCATGATTGGTCTGGCCCTGCCCACCAATATCGTGCAAATCGCCCTGGGCACGACAATCCTGTTCATCGCCGTGCTCCTGCTGACCTCCAAGAACGTTATCCGCCCGGTGGTCACCAAGCAGGACGCCGTAGGCGCGGCCCTGGGACTCAACGGCGTGTACTTCGACGCTTCCACCGGCGAGAACATCGATTGGAAGACGCACCGCACCCTGCCGGGCCTGCTGATGTTCATCATCATCGGCATCATGGCCGGCATGTTCGGCCTGGGCGCCGGCTGGGCCAACGTCCCGGTGCTCAACATACTCATGGGCGCTCCGCTCAAGGTCGCCGTGGGCACCTCCAAATTCCTGCTGTCCATCACCGACACCTCCGCGGCCTGGGTCTACCTGAACCAAGGCTGCGTCATCCCGCTCATGGCCATTCCGTCCATTGTCGGCCTCATGCTCGGCTCCTTCACGGGAGTGCGCATCCTGGCCGTGGCCAAGCCGAAGATGATCCGCTACCTGGTCATCGGTGTGCTCTTCTTCGCCGGCGGCAAGGCGCTTTTGAAGGGACTCGGGATCTAG
- a CDS encoding YsnF/AvaK domain-containing protein, whose product MINIKENTPSKATSTDNQIIPVVEEKLHVEKHTLDTGTTRVKKIVHEREEVISEPLLRQEAQISRVPINRYVDQAPAMRQEKDTLIMPVVEEVLVVEKRLLLKEELHITRKSKTVREPQRVVLRSEEAVVEHVDAQAPREPKKR is encoded by the coding sequence ATGATAAACATTAAAGAAAACACCCCAAGCAAAGCTACATCTACGGATAATCAGATCATTCCAGTTGTCGAAGAGAAACTCCACGTGGAAAAACATACGCTGGATACCGGCACAACTCGAGTCAAGAAGATCGTACATGAGCGGGAAGAAGTCATCAGCGAGCCGCTCCTTCGCCAGGAGGCGCAGATATCCAGGGTGCCGATCAACCGTTACGTGGATCAGGCCCCTGCCATGCGGCAGGAAAAAGATACGCTCATCATGCCTGTCGTGGAGGAGGTCCTGGTGGTGGAAAAGCGCCTATTGCTCAAGGAAGAGCTTCACATCACACGCAAATCCAAGACCGTCAGGGAGCCGCAACGCGTCGTGTTGCGTAGCGAGGAGGCCGTTGTGGAGCATGTGGATGCGCAGGCTCCACGTGAGCCGAAGAAGCGTTGA